A single window of Salvia splendens isolate huo1 chromosome 6, SspV2, whole genome shotgun sequence DNA harbors:
- the LOC121809811 gene encoding uncharacterized protein LOC121809811 isoform X2 — translation MPELGFQDLRAGLRARDLSPDSVIFTGDTNFSLFSSASASVERCSFTSDVPDQESISSQMALSGPDPDPNKSIAVHRNSVSLSRKEKPKVQKVDGSEAETTEDENVALDSARNSFSQALKDRRRPASLDLNNAVTSTSPRLAVMKKPSAAARKTGTFPSPGTPNYRHTSVGVQKGWSSERVPPHTSANRRNVSTALLPYHNGRTLPSKWEDAERWIVSPVSGDGSMRASQQQAQRRPKSKSGPLGHPGVAYYQMFSPVTPMFEASRAEKLTANSPFSAGVMAVDGLSIRYGGGEGTGNFLNGTEPCMARSISIHGCSEMISQSALPGSQDAKYDATEDSANNISRAVSRRDMATQMSPESSNHSSPRRDSSFSLATPSILPVVEAQSIRPSRPEMRDVLVDERVTMTRWSRKSRGKNPGRSSRNGDDWKRKAANDHSDSWGVSSETSKSISKIQREEAKITAWENLQKAKAEAAIRKLEMKLEKKRSSSMDKIMTKLKSAQKKAQEMRGSVMASQTTTSQMARPSERALSFRRSRPISSLSGCFTCHAF, via the exons ATGCCGGAGCTGGGTTTTCAAGATTTGCGGGCGGGCTTAAGGGCCCGTGATTTAAGCCCGGATTCAGTCATCTTCACTGGCGACACCAATTTCAGCCTCTTCTCCTCCGCCTCTGCCAGCGTCGAGCGCTGCTCTTTCACCTCAGATGTTCCTGACCAAGAATCTATTTCTTCTCAA ATGGCATTGAGTGGTCCAGATCCAGATCCGAACAAATCGATAGCGGTTCATAGGAATAGTGTTAGCCTCAGCAGAAAGGAGAAACCAAAAG TTCAAAAAGTGGATGGTAGTGAGGCTGAGACCACTGAGGATGAAAATGTAGCCCTAGATTCTGCAAGAAATTCCTTCTCTCAGGCTCTAAAAG ACCGTAGAAGGCCAGCTTCTCTCGATCTCAACAATGCCGTGACTTCCACCTCACCGAGACTCGCAGTGATGAAGAAACCGTCTGCTGCTGCGCGGAAGACTGGGACGTTTCCTAGCCCTGGAACGCCCAACTATCGACACACAAGCGTTGGTGTACAGAAAGGGTGGAGCTCCGAGCGCGTTCCACCCCACACTAGTGCAAACAGGAGGAATGTGAGCACTGCATTGCTGCCTTACCATAATGGGAGGACTCTGCCTTCGAAGTGGGAGGATGCGGAGAGGTGGATTGTTAGCCCCGTGTCGGGTGATGGTTCTATGAGAGCCTCGCAGCAGCAGGCGCAGAGACGGCCTAAGTCGAAGAGTGGCCCCCTCGGTCACCCCGGGGTTGCTTATTATCAAATGTTCTCGCCTGTTACTCCCATGTTTGAAGCCAGCCGCGCTGAGAAACTCACGGCGAATTCTCCTTTTTCTGCTGGAGTAATGGCGGTGGATGGCTTGTCTATTCGCTACGGAGGCGGTGAGGGCACAGGGAACTTTCTCAATGGCACCGAGCCGTGCATGGCTCGGTCGATTAGTATTCATGGATGTTCGGAGATGATCAGCCAGTCGGCATTGCCAGGATCCCAGG ATGCTAAATACGATGCCACTGAGGACTCTGCCAACAACATATCGCGTGCTGTTTCGAGGAGGGATATGGCGACTCAAATGAGTCCTGAGAGCAGCAACCACTCCTCACCGAGAAGAGACTCTTCGTTCTCTCTAGCTACTCCGTCTATTCTACCCGTTGTAGAAGCACAGAGTATACGACCCTCCAGACCGGAGATGAGGGACGTGCTAGTTGACGAACGTGTCACTATGACAAGGTGGTCCAGAAAGAGTAGGGGTAAGAATCCAGGACGAAGCAGTCGAAATGGTGACGACTGGAAAAGAAAGGCTGCAAACGATCATTCAGATAGCTGGGGGGTTTCGTCCGAGACGTCCAAGAGCATTTCAAA GATTCAGAGGGAGGAAGCTAAAATCACAGCCTGGGAGAATCTGCAGAAAGCAAAAGCCGAAGCTGCAATAAGAAAACTCGAG ATGAAATTGGAAAAGAAGAGGTCATCGTCCATGGACAAAATTATGACCAAGCTGAAATCCGCGCAAAAGAAGGCCCAGGAGATGAGAGGTTCGGTGATGGCCAGCCAGACGACGACCAGCCAAATGGCAAGACCCTCAGAGAGAGCATTATCCTTCCGAAGGTCTCGACCAATTAGTTCGTTGAGTGGATGCTTCACCTGTCATGCTTTCTAG
- the LOC121809811 gene encoding uncharacterized protein LOC121809811 isoform X1: MPELGFQDLRAGLRARDLSPDSVIFTGDTNFSLFSSASASVERCSFTSDVPDQESISSQMALSGPDPDPNKSIAVHRNSVSLSRKEKPKVQKVDGSEAETTEDENVALDSARNSFSQALKECQDRRLRSEVLLKKADRRRPASLDLNNAVTSTSPRLAVMKKPSAAARKTGTFPSPGTPNYRHTSVGVQKGWSSERVPPHTSANRRNVSTALLPYHNGRTLPSKWEDAERWIVSPVSGDGSMRASQQQAQRRPKSKSGPLGHPGVAYYQMFSPVTPMFEASRAEKLTANSPFSAGVMAVDGLSIRYGGGEGTGNFLNGTEPCMARSISIHGCSEMISQSALPGSQDAKYDATEDSANNISRAVSRRDMATQMSPESSNHSSPRRDSSFSLATPSILPVVEAQSIRPSRPEMRDVLVDERVTMTRWSRKSRGKNPGRSSRNGDDWKRKAANDHSDSWGVSSETSKSISKIQREEAKITAWENLQKAKAEAAIRKLEMKLEKKRSSSMDKIMTKLKSAQKKAQEMRGSVMASQTTTSQMARPSERALSFRRSRPISSLSGCFTCHAF; the protein is encoded by the exons ATGCCGGAGCTGGGTTTTCAAGATTTGCGGGCGGGCTTAAGGGCCCGTGATTTAAGCCCGGATTCAGTCATCTTCACTGGCGACACCAATTTCAGCCTCTTCTCCTCCGCCTCTGCCAGCGTCGAGCGCTGCTCTTTCACCTCAGATGTTCCTGACCAAGAATCTATTTCTTCTCAA ATGGCATTGAGTGGTCCAGATCCAGATCCGAACAAATCGATAGCGGTTCATAGGAATAGTGTTAGCCTCAGCAGAAAGGAGAAACCAAAAG TTCAAAAAGTGGATGGTAGTGAGGCTGAGACCACTGAGGATGAAAATGTAGCCCTAGATTCTGCAAGAAATTCCTTCTCTCAGGCTCTAAAAG AATGTCAAGACCGAAGGTTGAGATCCGAGGTTCTGTTGAAAAAAGCAGACCGTAGAAGGCCAGCTTCTCTCGATCTCAACAATGCCGTGACTTCCACCTCACCGAGACTCGCAGTGATGAAGAAACCGTCTGCTGCTGCGCGGAAGACTGGGACGTTTCCTAGCCCTGGAACGCCCAACTATCGACACACAAGCGTTGGTGTACAGAAAGGGTGGAGCTCCGAGCGCGTTCCACCCCACACTAGTGCAAACAGGAGGAATGTGAGCACTGCATTGCTGCCTTACCATAATGGGAGGACTCTGCCTTCGAAGTGGGAGGATGCGGAGAGGTGGATTGTTAGCCCCGTGTCGGGTGATGGTTCTATGAGAGCCTCGCAGCAGCAGGCGCAGAGACGGCCTAAGTCGAAGAGTGGCCCCCTCGGTCACCCCGGGGTTGCTTATTATCAAATGTTCTCGCCTGTTACTCCCATGTTTGAAGCCAGCCGCGCTGAGAAACTCACGGCGAATTCTCCTTTTTCTGCTGGAGTAATGGCGGTGGATGGCTTGTCTATTCGCTACGGAGGCGGTGAGGGCACAGGGAACTTTCTCAATGGCACCGAGCCGTGCATGGCTCGGTCGATTAGTATTCATGGATGTTCGGAGATGATCAGCCAGTCGGCATTGCCAGGATCCCAGG ATGCTAAATACGATGCCACTGAGGACTCTGCCAACAACATATCGCGTGCTGTTTCGAGGAGGGATATGGCGACTCAAATGAGTCCTGAGAGCAGCAACCACTCCTCACCGAGAAGAGACTCTTCGTTCTCTCTAGCTACTCCGTCTATTCTACCCGTTGTAGAAGCACAGAGTATACGACCCTCCAGACCGGAGATGAGGGACGTGCTAGTTGACGAACGTGTCACTATGACAAGGTGGTCCAGAAAGAGTAGGGGTAAGAATCCAGGACGAAGCAGTCGAAATGGTGACGACTGGAAAAGAAAGGCTGCAAACGATCATTCAGATAGCTGGGGGGTTTCGTCCGAGACGTCCAAGAGCATTTCAAA GATTCAGAGGGAGGAAGCTAAAATCACAGCCTGGGAGAATCTGCAGAAAGCAAAAGCCGAAGCTGCAATAAGAAAACTCGAG ATGAAATTGGAAAAGAAGAGGTCATCGTCCATGGACAAAATTATGACCAAGCTGAAATCCGCGCAAAAGAAGGCCCAGGAGATGAGAGGTTCGGTGATGGCCAGCCAGACGACGACCAGCCAAATGGCAAGACCCTCAGAGAGAGCATTATCCTTCCGAAGGTCTCGACCAATTAGTTCGTTGAGTGGATGCTTCACCTGTCATGCTTTCTAG